From the Drechmeria coniospora strain ARSEF 6962 chromosome 02, whole genome shotgun sequence genome, the window GGAACTTGTGCTCGACGCGTTGGTATACTTCTATGAGCATCCGCTCCCTCTCGGCGATGCTGGCCTCGTCCACTTTGGGGCACAGAGAAGTCATGGCCGAAGAGGCCCTGACCAGCCGTCTCGCGAGGGTGCAGATTTCTGTCCtcacgagggcgacggcgcagtCGGAGCGTCCTTCACGCGGCACCGGAGACTCGGTGCTCTCCGGCCCAAAGTCAGCGTCGTTCAGGTTACTGGGCATTCTCGTATCGTGCGCGCGATCGTCAATGGTCATGTCCGTtccgagctcctcggcggatCGCAGGTCGAGCATCAGTATGTTGTGCCACAGGCGCCTCCTGGTCTCGGTCTCGTAGGCCGAGAGGTTGAAATGGCTGCCATCTCGATGAAGTCCAAGGCCTTGGGCAATGCGGATGAGCAGCCCCGTCAAGGCCCAGCAGAAACGACTCTCGTCATATCTccggacgacgatgaggaagaggacgaaagcctggacgacggcgatgtcCGAGGTGTCGAGGAAGTTGGCCTTTGCCAGCGACTGCTCCAGGGCGAAGCGGTAGTGGGCAACAAGATCTACCTTGTTGCAGCTGAAGTTGGTTTCGATCTGCACGACGGATTGAGCGACGCCTAGATCGTATATTGGTAGGGGGGTGGCACGGGGAACGTACCTCGTCCGGTTCCAGAGAGGTGATGGCGGAAAAGTATACGGCAAACGCCAGGGCTTCGTTGCCGGGGGTCAGCTTCTCGGAATTGCGCCTCGCATCCCGCAAGATCAGCTCGGTGGTGGGAACGTGCAGAACCTTGATGAGCGGTTCGACATTTTCCTGGTAGACGGACCAGAGAAAGGTGGCATGGGACGGAAGCGGGTGGTACTTTCGAAGATTGACATCGGCAGACCGGTAACCCAAGACGAAAGCATTGTGGTTGACGGATGCGACGCCGGCAGCGGGGGAATGTGACGGCGTGCCTTCATAGTCGGAGTCGTCATCGGTTTCGTCTGTGAGTCTTTGCGTCTCCTCTCGAATGGAATCCAGCTGCGCACCCCGCCATGCTTAGCCAGATTATCCCCAGGAAGGGGTGCGTCGCTTGCTTGCTTCCCTTTGCTTCGCACCTGGTGGGAGTGCTCACCTCATCGTTCAGCTTGGACCAGAAGCCGCTGCTGACGTATCTGGATGTCCCCCGGGTGTCGTCAAGGACCATTCGTCCAAAGTTTAGCTGCATCTtcttggcgtcgccgtcctgaCCATTGGCGACTTCGGCCTGTTTCGGGATGGGGCTTCCGGCGGCCAGGATATCCAAGCTGTCGGGTGTTTGTCTCGGGTGGCCGGTGACGGgtgagctcgccgacgaggcttgCTTGCCGCTGGATTCGACCTCGATCTGGCCGctgagctcctcgacgatgccctcGAGCTTGCGCAACCGCTTTATCAGCTCCACCTCACGCTGGCTCGTGTTCTTGGCCGGCGCGTTGGGATCCTTGGCGCGCTGCTGACGAGGGGCCCGTCCTGGCGCGGGAAAGACGCAAGGGATCAAGGCCCGGCGACAGTTGGAGCAGGGCATCTGCTTGTCGCAACGAACTttgcgtcgacgacaagtGACGCACGACCGCGGGTTAAGCTGCGGTGCTCCCGAGCCGCCCGGGGCCACGATCGGTCCGACATGGGCATCGGGGCCCGAGGTCTGATAGACGGTGACGTTTCCAGTGTGGTGGTGTGGATGCGGGTGCGGATGCGGATGCGAGCGTGGGTGCGGGTAGTGAGCGCCTTCCTGCTGCACGGGAGACTGGGGGGAAGTCATCTttgcgccgtcgtggccgccatcgtcttgCTGAGCCATGTTGCCGAAGTCGAACGAGGACATGATGGGTGCAGCGTCAAGGATGTCGCGCCGACAACGAAGGGCGGGCTGCGACGCAGGTGCGCGCTCTCTCGggctctcggccggcggcgatgccagCTGCGCGGGCTCGGGGCGGGCGGCGATGCCAGCTGCGCGGGCTCGGGGCGGGCGGACAAAGGAGGCACCGAGTGATGGCATCGGCATATGCGTTTGCGGAGGGGGTCGTGATTGATAGGCGATGCTGCGGGTGGGAGGAAGCAACAGCTCTGGAGGAGCTTGGGAGGAAAGGAATCGATTATTCAGCATGAGACCCGACGGGCGGCGACCATTGCTGTGATGAGGCGGGGAGGGTCGAGGTCTGTCATCGCTCGGTCGCTCCTGCGCATGCCGACGCTCCGTCTTACTCTCAACTTAGTAGATGTTCTCCCCAAGTAtgaacaagtacttgtgctgtactccgtgggtgtacttactgtacagtacggagtacatgtacactctTTTGAGCTAGTTGGTCTGTCTGCTGACTGTGCTAGATCCTGCAATGCTGACTCCGTGGTCTGAAGCACGCTGAAGTGTAAAATCGAATGGAATGAACTGAAGCCAAAGCTTGGGTTGATTCTTCCATGACAATGCGACTGGGAACATTCCGTTTTTGCTAACTGAAAACAGTTCCAACCCAGTGCTACAAAGATGAGGGGTCATGCTGTAATCAATGTAAGTATACTAATACTTTCTCGCCGCCTGAAAGTGGCGGAGAATCGATAAAGATAAAAAGGTGGGGTTACTGACGGCTCCATCGTCATAGGCCGATGTGTACTTAGTAGCAATCGCCGTCATACAAAACCCTTGCTGACAAATCCCCTACACGCTTACCCAACCAAGTATGCATCAGACGATCGCGAAGCATCTTATCCTCAGCAGAGCGCCAACACATGTGGACGCTCATCCTGCTGGACAAGGACATCAAGATAGAAAGGGATCATATGTTCATAAGCTCAAAATTTAATACGCGACTCGACGGTGATGACTTCTTTCCAGTTGCAGTTGGCCATGTAAGTGTGCATCAAGGCTTTCGTCTCCAAATGGAATGAATGGTGAATAAATAAACTTCAACGTCGTGGAAACAGGTGATGTGCTGGGACTTGAATGTAGATACTCCGTAAAACGATTCTGTGTTCATTACTTCCATTATTACAGCATGTGTAAGTTCGACAACTTATgagtgcttgcttgccaAAAGAAAATGCGACACGCCAAAAAAAAACACCAGAACCCCAAAAAATATGGCCTACCAATCGAAGAATGGAACTTATAGGAAAAGCCCGATGCGGGGGTCGAACCCGCAACCTTGAGATTACCGTGTACTCGTAAGAGTCTCACGCTCTACCGATTGAGCTAACCGGGCAGATGAACCCAATTTGGCCGTACTGCCTGGTGTGGCTGTTGTTGAATGCAAGTGCGTTATTGTAGTTTATTAAGGTATGAAATATTGCCTCTCGTTCAATCAGGCACACCGCAGACTGATGCATGAGGCACAATCATGTGAACAACATGTAAAACTTGGCATGAGAATATCCGCACAATCAATACATTCGTGACCCTGTCACCTTGCTCCTATTATACATGAAAATGACGTCTTCTTTCTGCACATCAAATGGTTCCTAGATTTCTATCACGCACTCTCACTCGACCATCATCCGGACCCCAACCCGACAACTTGAGCCAACCGGAGTCGCCCAAGTAGAAGTTGAGCTGCAGCACGCCATCCAACATTATGAAAGCACGGACTGCTGTATCGCCCGATAACGGCCGATATTGATCGCTTGATCGGGCCAGTGGCATGCCGAAAGGTAATACTCCTGTGATGATGTTCGTCACACTTTAAACAAGCCATTTGTATGGAGCACATGTGCATAGCACCATTATCGGCTCGCCCCATTCACGGCGCCCGAGATCAAATGTAGGCCAATGACGCCAACAGTGGTCTCCGGATGCGAATGGCTGATGTGAACCGACTTTCGCAAGAATTTCGGTGCCATCATTGGCCGCTCAAATGTTTCGGCCTTCCTCGTCCTTCCGGTCACCTCAGTGAGTGCAGCATCGCACAGGACGATTCTGACGAGTATTATCGAATGTGCCCCTTCACTTTCCCGAGAGGCGGCTCAAAAGTCACATTGTCATACCACCAGCGACGCCTGCATGCCTCTTGCAGACATCACTGACCGAGCGCCCGGCAAACAGGACAATGACTTGACATGTGTGCACAAACTCAAGATGAGCCAAGCATGGCTCAAAATTACGCCACTTGAAAGAACTGCGCGGGATTTCAAGGACTGATTGGCAGCCATCGACGAAGATGCGTGGAATGGATTATTGAATGGAAATGGAAGACGGCCAGGATTCCCTTGGAGGGAATAGGCGAGCTAGAACGGTAGAACTGTATGTATTTGCTTTTTACCCCAACATGGACCATTGCTATGAACATTCGCTGCATCATCCGATGAGCCAATCCAGAACAACCGAGAAACTGCCAACCGACGGGTGATTGCGAAGCCAATTCAAGACAAAATCACGGAGCCAGATTCTACCTGTACCACTCGATGGGCATGATGGCAAGGTGCCTTGCGACGAACGATGGACAACTAGTGCTATAAGTATGCTAATGCAGCCAACGACGCCCTTGACCGCTATCTCCAAACGGAAGAGCTCGTTGTGAGGCTCATGTCGGAAGCGGAGGGCGAGAAGGACAAGACGGACCAGAAAGGCAAAGGAGAAAGCGAGGATGGGCAATTAGAGATACGACGCGACGCAGGATGGAACCCAGACGAAAGCTGGGTTTTAGTCGGTTGTGTGCATGACAGGAAGGATGGGGCTATGAGAATCACAGCGAAGGAGCAGTGAAGGTGAAACAGTCGGCTCAGCAAGCTCCCGAGCCATGATACGGGCAGtgtcgatggcggcatcgAACAAAATCGTCGAGCGGATGCATAGCGCAAGCCGAGGATGCGTCGCAGCGGGAATTATTGCCTTGGGTGCAGGATGGAGTGAAAATGAATGCGCCAGTCTGCTACGTAAATTTAGCCACCCTACGCGTAAATAATTATGGACCCCCCTCCGGGTGCAACCCCCGCAATGCTTACGGGTGTCCGCTGATAAGTCTATCGTCACGTGCACACCCACTCGCTTCCCGTAGGGTTTCCCACCCCCACAGATTGCAGGTAAATTTTCGCCTGAAAAGCTCCAGTTAACGACGGCATACTGAGAGCGGCAGATTTTGTCACGAATTCACGCCCAAACTCACCAATACAATGGCCAAGATCTCGTAAGTTACTCTGAAGCCCGTTTTCGCTCACGGATTCGGCGATGCGACGTGCAAGAGGAGGAACATTTTTCGACGCCGAACCACTCGACTCCGACAATCGACGATGGACGTAGGCGGAGGGACGCGAGCAGCTCAAAGCGGAGGGCTCGCTGCGAAATTCACGACTTCAATTGTTacgacgacgcgacggaTTTGAAGACCCAAAGACGCACGACCTATTGGGAGAAATTGTGGTTTCACGACGTCCATCGCACATGGCGGACCCGATCACGAGGGCGGAGCGAACAATGTCTAGAAAGACGGCTGACGGATTCTCAGGCGTGGTGCCCCTGGTGGCAAGCTCAAGATGACCTTGGGTCTTCCTGTGTACGTTTCTGCGTCGCAACGGCGGAATTTCTCCCGCACGCGACAACGTTGAGCTGACGAGGCCTGCAGCGGTGCCGTCATGAACTGCGCCGACAACTCTGGCGCCCGAAACCTGTACATCATCTCCGTCAAGGGTATCGGTGCCCGCCTGAaccgcctgcctgccggTGGTGTTGGTGACATGGTCATGGCCACCGTCAAGAAGGGCAAGCCCGAGCTCCGAAAGAAGGTCCACCCCGCCGTCATTGTCAGACAGTCCAAGCCCTGGAAGCGATTCGACGGTGTCTTCCTGTACTTCGAGGACAACGCTGGTGTGGTACGTTGCCAAAACACGCGCCGTGCAGCTGCTTGCAGCCATTGAGCATTCATTTGGGCCGGCGGGGCTAACAGGATGTAGATTGTCAACCCCAAGGGTGAGATGAAGGGCTCCGCTATTACCGGCCCCGTTGGCAaggaggccgccgagctgtGGCCCGTAAGTGCACCCCAAGGGATCCTACTACGGGTGGAGACAACTGACAAGATGTCGCAGCGTATTGCCAGCAACTCCGGTGTCGTCATGTAAAGTGCTTTGGCGCGCGGGAACGAGGGGGAAAATGGCATGGCGCATATTCCGATGGCGATTCGATGGAGAACGCGCACGACAACTCGGCGTACTTTTATTGGCTCGGAGATATGACTGGATGGTGGTTGACGCTAGATTTGCCGGCAGGCTCTGCATTTCGGTTGCGGCGTGAAAGGATGATTCATAATTCATACCAGGTTTCGCATCATGAACAAACACAACAATGCAGCCTAGCCCGGTGATGTGACGCAGAGGGTCCCATTTCCGTGTGATGTCCTTGGATAGCTTGCATGTTCATGGGATCTAGGCAATTGGGACTGAAGGCCGAATATCTGCCTACGTAGGTAGCTGATGAATTACAAGTCCGCAGAATACAGGTTGTTTTGGCCTGCAAGATCTCCTGGCACGAAAACCTGGTTGGCCGTGTTGAGTGGAGTGACAAATATGGTGAGCCTTTTGTGATGCGCCTTCGCCTACCCTGTACCTTGACACAGAACACAACTGTCGACGACATGACAGGTTGCATCTCTATTTTCTGAGAATCGTTCAAATGAATACCTCGTGAAAAGTCGCATTCCATTCAcgactttttttttttcgttTTACGCCATTGTGCGAACATGGCAGCAGTGGTGACTGTGAATGTGGAAAGGTGCAATACAATATACATTTGCAGTCTGTGCTAGAGGACTACAGTGCTGCGACGAAGATGTGGTCATGGCAATTAACAACGCATTTCGTCCAACTCATGAATTTATTATCGCTCTCGTTATCGAGGTACTTTGTCCACATGTCTGCCATCAGTTGTCAAGCACTGTCGTCGGTGAAGACATCAGTACGTCTGAACGGGACAGCAGGGACATGATACACACGACTGGAAAAGAATCCGTCTACATAGAGTCCAGAATGGGAGCGAGAAACGGGTTTCTATCATAAAATAGAaagtctctgtaacgattAGAGTGGAAGGGATCTGTATGGCTACGATTAAAAAAAAATACCAGATCTCAGTTCGCCCCCTCATCATTCTGGGGGAAACTTCACGTGCGCCCCCTCCCACTCCCCCACATTCGAAACTGCATGACGATATGCAACAGTCAGTTCAGTTACCCACAAACCCGAAAAATGGTGTAAATCGCTCATGTTTTTTGTGTATTCAcacaaaaaaaaaagccCTCAAATCTTGGGCACCATCTCTCACTACCTGCCAGACTTTTGCCTGCGGCGTTGCGCAAATACCCATGCGGAAATACACGCATGCGCCGGAGCAAATGGAAGAAAACAATAGCAGAATAGCACTGTccatgtatccgtactcctcCTGCGACCGCAACCGCCTGTTTTCCATGCCAGGTCAGGCGCCTTGCCGTTTATGAGAGAAAAAAGCACAATAAAAACAAATGCAGACAGTGATCCCCATGCCTCGAAGCGAAGCAGGGGCAATGAGATGCCATTCTCTCGGCCTCAAGCTTGCTAGCGTGTACGTGTGCGAGTCGACGCGAAACGATTAGTTTGCCTAGGGATAGCCCATGTTCGGCATGCCgtggtggtgatggatgAACTCGGTAGCCGTCGGGCGAGCTTGCGACTGGTGCGCGACCGGCTCCTGATGTAGGTGGTGCTGCTGGGACATCTGCCGCTCCTGCCGAGCGATGGCGGCCTCCTTCTTCGCAGCCTTGGGTTTGGGTTTGGATTTGGACGTGACACCAAGTTTTGGATCGGTGGAGGACTGGGCCGCCTTCTTGGCGGCGAGCGTTGCCTTGCGCTTCTCGACGGCCTGAGCCATGTTTCCGTTTGCCCAGCGACCTACAAGCCAAGTCAGCACCAACGGCGCGAGGTGGGTGAGACGGGTGCGGGCGATACAGAAGCAGACGCAGGAGAGGGACAAAGGACGATCATGCGTGTCTGGAGCGACTAGGGGAGGATAGAATCTTACTCTTCATCGATGCGGACATCTTCTCCGACTTGGTCATCATCTTGTAGTCCTTTggacgctcgtcgtcgtggatGGGCATCACCGCAGGGGTGCTCAGGCGGCCGCTGGCAGACTTGTTGACTACCTTGATCTTGGTCGTCTTCCGCGGGACGGTATGGGGTGGCTCGACGGTcaaggcggcatcggccgcggccgcgtaAGAATCGCCGCCTTGGAAGGCCGAGGCTCGCTTGCCGCGTCTCTTGGCCGGCGTCCGGTCCGGCTGGCCATCGTCCGGCTCATGGCGGAATCGCTTCTGGCGCTTGGGCCGGAACGAGTACGAGGAATCGGCCGTGTGGGAGGAAGAGTCAGAGGAGGCGGTGGAAGGACGGGAATCGCCATTGTCGGtgatggccgacgatggctcgCTGTAGTTCTTCGTCTTGGGGATCTTGAGGGTGAGGAGTTTGCGCTTCGGCTTCGACGTCTCgccttcgacctcgtccatcTTCTGCTTCCGGACCGGCTCATCGGCCGCGTTCGAGCCGAGGTAGTAGCTTGACGGCTTGCGGCCACGTTTGCGGCCGACTTTGATGGGCGTCACCGCCTTGCCCGCCGGCTCCGGTGtcgagacggccgcctcTTCGAGGTCCCGATTGGCGGCCGACTtgccgcggcgccggcgcttGGGCCGTCGCTCCTCCTCGGGTTCCGGGCTGGAATCGGACTtggcggcgacctcgtcgacgacgctgacCCCCTTGCGCTTACGACCAACCAACttgctcggcgccggggtGCCGCTGCGGCTGGCGTGGGCTGCCGGCATCTTGCTgcgcagcctcgccgtcgacagcacCTCCGTCTCGGGCGTGACGACCACCTTTGCCGCCCGAGATCgggtgacgacgccggccttcTGGTTTGGATCGGCCGCCTCAATCATATTGGGGTCCGCGCGAGGCTCCTTGCCGTAGATGGCCGCCAGCAGGTTGTTGAGGGGCTGCTCGTAGAAGGGAGCGAGGGTATGGAGGTAGACCATGTCCTTGGACTTGATTCCCTTGGAGTTGTAGATGGGAAActtctcctcggcatccGGGTTGACCGCTACCTTCTTCGCCAGCTTCTTGTCGTGACCCTCTCGAACCTGGGCGTTTTCCTGATGTAGCCAGATGTCGGCGTCTTCGAAATACTCCCTCTGCAGGTCGCGCATGGTGATGTTCACAACCTGCAGAACGTCAAAGAGCTCCTGCGTCGACATGCTCTCGTAGTCCTTGAGCGCGGCGGCAAAGTCTTCCTTGGGGCGAAGCTTTTTGTACTTGAAGTAACGTCGTTTCGGGTCCTGGTTGACGGGCGCCGAAGCGGTCGTCTCGCCGAAAGCAACGGGAGAGTTGGCAGCCGTGGGAAGGGCGGAATCGGCAATCGCGGGCTCCGGTACCGGCGTTCCGAGGCCAGGAGTCGGCACCTCGACGTCAGGCTCGGGACCGTCGCCCAAGTCCTCCATCATGACATCATCGTTGctcgcatcgtcggcttcggcgaaatcgtcgtcaccatcctgGGCTTccatggcctcggcgccggcttcctTGTCATCCGGTTCCCTTTCTGCCCCCGCTTTCATCTCATCAGCCTGGCCAGCGTCATTTTGACTCCCGACGGGGAcgtccgtcggcgccggctctGTCGCGGCGGCCTCTGCATCCTTGGAACCGGCCGTCTGGGCCTCCGAAGTCGGCTTGGTTTCTTCAGGTGCCTTGGCCCCTTCGgcctccttgaccttggcttcctcctcggccgccttggccttggcggctTGTTCTTCAATTTCATTCGCGTAGGTGACGGCCACCTTGTTCGGGTACGACTCGTACTCATCCAAGATGTAGGGACTGAGGTGAGCGTAGCGGCCTTGCATGAGGGTCTCGAGCCTGCTGGCCGAATAGGAGGGAATGGCAAAAATGTCCAGGGGGCAAGGCGGGGTAGCGTCGTCgcgggcatcgtcgacatgcGGCGCCCCGTCCGTCGCGATAAGACGTGTGGAAGATTCGTCCGAGGGCGCGAGAAGGGACGTGGACGCCGGCTCCGATGATCCATCGGCTGGCTCGgccgactcgacgacggtggtaTCGGAGACGGTGATTGTGGGGGGCGCGAGCGGCTTGTCACGCTGGGTGCTGGGGGGCGTCGACTTTACGTCGCCAACAACCTGGAGGCCAACGTCGTTGATTTCCCGAACGCCGTCAtcacggccggcgtcggtcaCCTGGACGGCAGGCGTGTCCGCTTCTGGTGGGAGAAGGTCTTGGGGGCCAGCCGTTCGTGAGGGGGCGCTGGGCTCAGGATCTCGTCGCGGAGACTCGAGAGCCTGATTCTCGCCCAGGAGCTGGCGAGACAgctgggcctcgtcgtcggaggaGGCGAATTTCAAGTCGGCCTGGTCGACGGGGGGAGCAAGCTGAAGGGAGGCGGAAGGACCTTTGATGGTGACCTGTCCCCGCGGCTGAACGACGTCCGCAACAACGA encodes:
- a CDS encoding 60S ribosomal protein L23 is translated as MAKISRGAPGGKLKMTLGLPVGAVMNCADNSGARNLYIISVKGIGARLNRLPAGGVGDMVMATVKKGKPELRKKVHPAVIVRQSKPWKRFDGVFLYFEDNAGVIVNPKGEMKGSAITGPVGKEAAELWPRIASNSGVVM